In the genome of Anabaena cylindrica PCC 7122, the window GGTATGATCAAGAACGCATGACCAGGCAACCGCCTGCGGTGCGTTTTCAAGCAGAGTACAGCAACGAATGTTGGCATTTCGACCTCAGCCCATCTGATTTAAAACACGTAAAACAGCCATCATGGGTAGAACCGGGTAGAGGTAATCCATTACTGATGCTTTATAGTATTGTTGATGACCGTAGTGGTTTATGTTATCAAGAATACCACTGTGTTTATGGGGAGGATGTAGAAGCTGCATTACGTTTCTTATTTAATGCGATGACAGCGAAAACAACCGACGGCTTTGCCTTTCAGGGGATTCCAGAGATGATTTATACGGATAACGGACCCATTGCGAAAAGCCACGTATTCCAAAATGTGATGGATTGCCTGAGAATCAATCTTGTTACCCATATGCCTGCGGGTAAAGATGGTCGTCGGGTAACAGCCCGCTCCAAAGGCAAAGTAGAAAGACCTTTTCGGACAGTCAAAGAAGCCCATGAGACTCTGTATCACTTTCATGAACCGGAAAGCGACATTGAAGCTAACTTATGGTTGCGCCAATATTTGTTGCATTACAACGACAAACCACACCGCATAGAGCCGCATTCCCGGCTGGAAGATTGGTTGCGAAATATACCTAAGTCTGGCTTGCGTTCGATGTGTAGTTGGGAGCGATTCTGTACCTTTGCCCGTGAACCACAGCGCAGAAAAGTGGGAACGGATGCTAGGGTATCGGTAGAGGGTGTGGCTTATGAGGTAGAACCGGACTTAGCAGGAGAAACTGTCGTGCTATGGTGGGGCTTGTTTGACAACGAACTGTACGTAGAAAAAGAAGACCGTCGCTACGGACCATTTTACCCAGTTGACGGTCCTATCCCCTTACACCGCTACCGTAAATTTAAGAAAACTAAAACCGAAGAACGGGCAGATAAAATTGCCAATTTAGCTAAAAAGTTGGGTTTGCCACGAACTGCCTTGGACAAAAACACGGATTTACAATTTCTGGTGGATAAGTATAAGGAATTGGAGCCAACTGTTACACCTTTTAACGACCCTGACCCATACCAAGAATTTACTTATCCGACTGTATTGTTTGCTAAGAGGGCGATTTCTGAACAACTGGCCAAACCTTTGGCTAAATTGTCTCCCGAACAGTTGGCATTCATTGATGCCCTGCTGGCTGAGACTCTGAATAAAAAAGCGATTATTGAGCGAGTGCGGCAATATTTCCGCTCAAATCAAGGAGAGGAACAAAATGCTCACTGAAGTCATGGAACACTTTCGATTGCTCAGAGAGTTCCGCAAGGCTGGCTACTACGAAACAGAACACCAAAAACAATTGTTTAAGGATATTAAAGTCGCAATCCATTCAGGAAAGCTGGTTGCCATCACGGGAATTATCGGGTGTGGCAAGACGACGACTTTACGACGTTTGTTTGAGGTTTTGGAGAAAGAAGGCAAGATTTTAGTCTCGAAATCGCTTTCTGTTGATAAAAACCGAGCGACGCTACCAACACTGATTGCTGCCTTATTTTACGATTTAGCAAC includes:
- a CDS encoding IS481 family transposase, which gives rise to MVHKQISVEALINLRHRLDGLPSRCQERRILIEETAALYGVSTDTLYRALRNSSRPKSINRSDSGTPRKLSLAEMERYCEVIAAMKIRTSNKKGRHISTVRAIELLEEFGMETPDGFVQPDKGALTRSTVNYYLKTWGYDQERMTRQPPAVRFQAEYSNECWHFDLSPSDLKHVKQPSWVEPGRGNPLLMLYSIVDDRSGLCYQEYHCVYGEDVEAALRFLFNAMTAKTTDGFAFQGIPEMIYTDNGPIAKSHVFQNVMDCLRINLVTHMPAGKDGRRVTARSKGKVERPFRTVKEAHETLYHFHEPESDIEANLWLRQYLLHYNDKPHRIEPHSRLEDWLRNIPKSGLRSMCSWERFCTFAREPQRRKVGTDARVSVEGVAYEVEPDLAGETVVLWWGLFDNELYVEKEDRRYGPFYPVDGPIPLHRYRKFKKTKTEERADKIANLAKKLGLPRTALDKNTDLQFLVDKYKELEPTVTPFNDPDPYQEFTYPTVLFAKRAISEQLAKPLAKLSPEQLAFIDALLAETLNKKAIIERVRQYFRSNQGEEQNAH